The following proteins are co-located in the Pseudanabaena sp. BC1403 genome:
- a CDS encoding DNA topoisomerase (ATP-hydrolyzing) subunit A has product MAKQGQQQLDFGLESNGGNIITTSLHTEMQRSYLEYAMSVIVGRALPDARDGLKPVHRRIIYAMHELGLVPERPFRKCARVVGDVLGKYHPHGDQSVYDALVRLVQDFSSRYPLLAGHGNFGSVDNDPAAAMRYTECRLAAIGNEALLGEIEEDVVDFVDNFDGSEQEPAVLPAQLPMLLLNGSTGIAVGMATNIPPHNLSEVVDGAIALIDNPNLSDEQLLSLIPAPDFPTGGIIMNQDGVREAYLTGRGSVTIRGVAAVEQFGGKGTGKRQKQAIIVTELPYQVNKSAWIEKIAELVNNGKIEGISDIRDESDRAGMRVVIELKKDVSPEVIIEQLYRQTALQSNFGVILLALKGSLPKQMCLRELLQEFLSFREETLSKRFRYELKKAQEKSHLLEGLVIVLQDIDRLIRILRFANNSALAKTDLQTEFSLSETQAEAILSMPLRRITAIEQQKIREELETLQQQVARLERLLGDRRELMKYLKKELRDHKKRHSDQRRTRLVWDLLGNQQSLNSPSNNSPSPDIEASETPKATSKSANSKSAKSKKSEDALQIQQTLETGHVAEKTTEKTSDRKSPKATNKQPKLVEVPLISLTTELNIPIAEPQDMTVQLTHKGYIKGFESNSRASQSADLGDDVTIASYDTRSDREMVVMTSSGRAFPLALANVPIVKGKGRATPLITLLPDSTDRIVSQFVWEKNAESTEGLVLLSNQGKIKRSPLSEFADMTARGLIAAKFKDDDSLFWADIVGLEQDLAIATSAGRILRLKADETQIPTVGRSAAGNIALRLGSSETQIGVSVLDLQANPNSELILITAEGFAKRISAANIRSAIRGAIGSQCFKFQSRADRLVSMTAIAKPRLDLPVTFLIGQDGDIGLRTVQMPLGAIPLESPNSQGRSIFAGESDLVRSEKVIRVVAK; this is encoded by the coding sequence ATGGCAAAGCAAGGGCAGCAACAGCTAGATTTCGGGTTGGAGTCTAACGGGGGAAATATCATAACGACCTCATTGCATACAGAAATGCAGCGATCGTACCTAGAGTATGCGATGAGCGTCATTGTCGGTCGTGCTTTGCCCGATGCCCGTGATGGACTTAAACCTGTGCATCGCAGGATTATCTATGCTATGCATGAGCTTGGACTCGTACCAGAGCGTCCATTTCGTAAATGTGCTCGTGTTGTCGGGGATGTATTGGGCAAATATCACCCTCACGGGGATCAATCGGTTTACGATGCTCTAGTGCGTTTGGTACAAGACTTTTCGAGTCGATATCCGTTACTAGCAGGACATGGTAACTTTGGCTCGGTCGATAATGACCCTGCGGCTGCCATGCGCTATACCGAATGTCGATTGGCTGCGATCGGCAATGAGGCATTGCTGGGCGAGATCGAAGAAGATGTTGTTGATTTTGTCGATAACTTTGATGGCTCTGAGCAGGAACCTGCGGTTTTGCCTGCCCAGTTACCGATGCTATTGCTCAATGGCTCCACGGGGATCGCCGTTGGCATGGCGACAAATATTCCGCCGCATAATTTGAGTGAAGTGGTCGATGGCGCGATCGCCTTAATCGATAACCCTAATCTGTCTGATGAACAGTTACTGAGCTTAATCCCCGCACCTGATTTTCCTACAGGTGGGATCATTATGAATCAGGATGGTGTGCGTGAGGCATACTTAACTGGGCGCGGTAGCGTCACGATACGTGGGGTGGCGGCAGTTGAGCAGTTTGGCGGCAAAGGTACAGGTAAACGGCAAAAACAAGCAATTATTGTTACTGAGTTGCCTTACCAAGTAAATAAATCAGCATGGATCGAGAAAATTGCTGAATTGGTGAACAATGGCAAAATCGAGGGAATCTCGGATATTCGTGATGAGAGCGATCGCGCAGGAATGCGAGTTGTCATTGAACTAAAAAAAGATGTTTCGCCTGAAGTAATTATCGAGCAGCTATATCGCCAAACCGCACTGCAATCAAATTTTGGCGTAATTCTCTTAGCGCTCAAAGGTTCGCTACCAAAGCAGATGTGCTTGCGTGAGCTGTTGCAAGAATTTCTATCTTTTCGGGAAGAAACTCTTTCTAAGCGCTTCCGATATGAACTGAAGAAAGCACAGGAGAAATCGCATCTATTAGAAGGACTAGTAATCGTTCTCCAAGATATCGATCGCCTAATCAGGATTTTACGATTTGCAAATAATAGTGCTCTAGCTAAAACTGATCTACAAACAGAATTTTCACTGTCAGAAACCCAAGCCGAAGCCATACTCTCTATGCCTTTGCGTCGGATCACTGCCATTGAGCAACAAAAGATCCGCGAAGAGTTAGAAACTTTGCAGCAACAAGTTGCTCGGTTAGAGAGATTGCTAGGCGATCGCCGCGAATTGATGAAATATCTCAAAAAAGAATTGCGTGATCACAAAAAAAGGCATAGCGATCAACGACGAACTCGTCTCGTATGGGATTTATTAGGCAATCAACAAAGCCTCAATTCGCCAAGCAATAACTCTCCAAGTCCTGATATAGAGGCTTCAGAGACACCAAAAGCAACCTCTAAAAGTGCTAACTCTAAAAGTGCCAAGTCCAAAAAATCTGAGGATGCTCTTCAGATTCAACAAACCCTTGAGACTGGGCACGTAGCTGAGAAAACTACTGAGAAAACAAGCGATCGCAAATCCCCTAAAGCAACAAATAAGCAGCCTAAACTCGTAGAAGTCCCTCTCATCTCACTGACAACTGAGTTAAACATTCCCATTGCAGAACCGCAGGATATGACGGTTCAACTCACTCACAAGGGCTATATCAAAGGCTTTGAGAGTAATTCCAGAGCCTCACAATCTGCGGATTTGGGAGATGATGTCACGATCGCATCCTATGACACCCGTAGCGATCGTGAAATGGTCGTCATGACTAGCTCAGGTAGAGCATTTCCCCTTGCCCTTGCGAATGTGCCAATTGTCAAAGGTAAAGGACGGGCTACTCCTCTAATCACGCTATTGCCTGATAGCACTGATCGCATCGTGTCGCAGTTTGTATGGGAAAAGAATGCCGAATCGACGGAAGGTTTAGTCCTGCTGTCTAATCAAGGCAAAATCAAGCGATCGCCGCTTTCAGAATTTGCCGACATGACTGCAAGGGGATTAATTGCCGCCAAATTCAAAGATGACGACTCACTTTTCTGGGCAGATATCGTCGGTTTAGAGCAAGACCTCGCGATCGCGACCTCAGCAGGTCGGATTTTACGCCTCAAAGCCGATGAGACTCAAATCCCTACCGTAGGGCGATCTGCCGCAGGAAATATAGCTTTGCGTTTGGGCAGCTCGGAAACGCAAATTGGTGTATCGGTTTTGGATTTGCAAGCTAATCCTAATTCAGAACTGATTTTAATTACTGCTGAAGGTTTCGCTAAACGAATATCGGCAGCAAATATTCGATCTGCAATTAGAGGTGCGATCGGTTCGCAATGCTTCAAGTTTCAATCGCGAGCCGATAGATTAGTGAGCATGACTGCGATCGCCAAGCCTCGTCTAGATTTACCAGTCACGTTTTTGATCGGTCAAGATGGTGACATTGGTCTAAGAACGGTTCAAATGCCTTTGGGTGCGATTCCTTTAGAATCGCCCAATAGTCAAGGACGTTCGATTTTTGCGGGTGAAAGTGATTTAGTGCGATCGGAAAAAGTAATTCGGGTAGTTGCAAAATAA
- the grxC gene encoding glutaredoxin 3, whose protein sequence is MAKVEIYTWRMCPFCIRAKHLLDKKNVEYTEYVIDGDDAARSAMVSRGSDGKRSVPQIFINDQHIGGCDAIHALDSKGKLDALLA, encoded by the coding sequence ATGGCAAAGGTTGAGATTTATACATGGCGCATGTGTCCATTCTGTATAAGGGCAAAGCATTTGCTCGATAAGAAAAACGTCGAATATACAGAATACGTGATCGATGGAGACGATGCTGCGCGATCTGCAATGGTATCTAGAGGTTCTGATGGCAAGCGTTCTGTCCCACAGATTTTTATAAATGATCAGCATATCGGCGGCTGTGATGCCATTCATGCTCTGGACTCTAAGGGCAAGCTTGATGCGCTGCTAGCATAG